From the genome of Haloarcula taiwanensis:
TGATACGTCGTGTCGCTCCAGCCGCTTGACGACCCGCTGGTACGCGTCGCTCTCAGCGAGCGCTGTGGCCCGGACAGCGTCGGCAACTGTTGCTCGGCGGTCGGCGAGGCCCAGGAGCTCGCGGCGTTTCGCCTCGTACTCACACCGGGTACGAACGGTCGAAAGAACCGACAGCAGAGTGTCCCGGTCAGCGGGCTTTCTGAGATACGAATCCACAGGGATATCCAGAATATCCACGTCAGGCTTGACGCTACTGATCATGACGACCGCAGGGGTAACTGTCCGCTGTTGGAGTTTTTCCGCGACCGTTGCGCCGCTCAGGTCCGGCATCTGGCGGTCCAGCAATACCGCATCGGTTGTGTCGTCGATGCACTGTAACCCTGTACGGCCGTCTTCCGCTTCTATAACCTCGTATTCGTCCGGAAGCCAGAGCTTGTAGAGCTGTCTGTAGTCCTCGTCGTCATCGACCACCACAATGCTCGTCGGTCTCCTCATCTCTTGGAACTCATACGCTGGTCATCCTACAAATATGCTAAGATATCGGTGTACTATTACTACAAATTTTACTAATTCAGGCTGGTAATTCTCCTACTCTCTAGATGTAGAAATACCAACACCAGCCTTGGCGTGCGACCAGCGGTCTGCCGGCACCGTTTTGAGGCCCCCGCGTGGAACAGCCGGTATGGCTCCGCACGCCACAGGAGGGGTTCAATGGCCGATATCGTCGTGATGAGATACGACGTTCACGGGATGCCGGTCGACCAGTACGCGACTGCGCTCCGGGACCGACTGCCCGAGTGGGACATCACCGTCGCGGAGACACCAGACGCCGAGCGCGACCTGATTGCGGAGGCGACAGTCCTGACCGGTAATGATGTTTCGCCGAAACTGGTCGATGCGGCCGACGCCCTGGAACTGTTTGCAGGGACGTACGCTGGATACGACCACCTTCCGCTGTCGGAGTTGGCAGACCGCGACATCGCCCTGACGACGGCCTCCGGGGTCCACGGCCCGAACGTCGCCGAGAACGTCGTCGGCTCGTGGCTCGCCTTCGCCCGCGGTTTCTTCACCGCCCGCCGCCACCAGCGCGAGGGCGTCTGGCAGTCGTTCCACACCGACGACTTCGCTGGCAGCCGCGTCTGCGTTGTCGGCCTCGGCGAAATCGGGCAGGCCATCGTCGACCGCTTGCAAGGGTTCGACGTGGAGACCGTCGGCGTCCGCTACTCGCCGGAGAAGGGCGGCCCCACCGACGAGGTGTACGGCTTCGACGAGATTCACGAGGCCGTCGCCGATACGGAGTACGTCGGACTCGCCTGCCCGCTGACCGACGAGACACACCACCTCGTCGACGAAGCGGTGTTCGACACGATGCCCCCCGAAGCGGTGCTCACCAACGTCGCCCGTGGCCCCGTTGTCGATACCGACGCGTTGGTCAGTGCGCTACAGCGCAACCACATCGGCGGCGCGGCACTGGACGTGACCGACCCC
Proteins encoded in this window:
- a CDS encoding response regulator — translated: MRRPTSIVVVDDDEDYRQLYKLWLPDEYEVIEAEDGRTGLQCIDDTTDAVLLDRQMPDLSGATVAEKLQQRTVTPAVVMISSVKPDVDILDIPVDSYLRKPADRDTLLSVLSTVRTRCEYEAKRRELLGLADRRATVADAVRATALAESDAYQRVVKRLERHDVSLGGAVSGP
- a CDS encoding hydroxyacid dehydrogenase, translating into MADIVVMRYDVHGMPVDQYATALRDRLPEWDITVAETPDAERDLIAEATVLTGNDVSPKLVDAADALELFAGTYAGYDHLPLSELADRDIALTTASGVHGPNVAENVVGSWLAFARGFFTARRHQREGVWQSFHTDDFAGSRVCVVGLGEIGQAIVDRLQGFDVETVGVRYSPEKGGPTDEVYGFDEIHEAVADTEYVGLACPLTDETHHLVDEAVFDTMPPEAVLTNVARGPVVDTDALVSALQRNHIGGAALDVTDPEPLPGDHPLWDFENVLITPHNAGHTPSYYDRLADIVAENVRQAERTGEWDGLRNQIEL